The window GCCAGGGTCTAGTTCCTGAAGAGACTCATGTAGATAgtaatgtatgtatttttaaaaatattcctggACAAGATCTATTAATAAGAATCATAAGTAGCCTAAACTATTGTATAGTTACCAATGCATTATTTCTACCGACAATACCTATAATTATCACAAAGATCAAAACTGTAGTCCAATCTATTCCCACCATGGATGGAATAGTTCCATGTGCAAGACATTAGCTGCCTTCATTATATTAATTTTCTTCAATTATGTATTAAAACTGGTAACTGAACTGTGTTTGTATTCCAAACACCAGTATAAACCCCTAAGTAAATGAGTTCTGAAATATGTCTTTGAGTTATTTTGTGCATTTAGACCACTGAACTCTGAGGTAGGCTCTGAGAAGTTAATTGGCTAATAAAACATTAAGGTGCTCTTAAAATggtgactttttaaaagtttaacaaTCAAGCCAGGTACACCCAATGATCATCAATACGGGTTATAATCTGAAAGTTTTAGGAAATCAGTTTATAGCTGGTTATAGCTGAAGTAAGCAACCAGATTTTAAGGAACCCTCAATTACCCGCTTAAAAACATTAATACTTAATACAATCAGTTTACTGAAATCAGACCTTTAATTTTCTTAAAACAAGCCGAGGACAACCATCAAATTCTGTGCTCTATAATAAATTCCATAGTTTTCTCCTCCTGCCAAGATCCTCATGATGGCTACTATTTTAAAACCGTATATTGTCAAATGGAAGACAAGTCATAAATTGAACAGATCTCATTTGGAGAGGACAACAAAATGGGCACAAATTACTGTTCGCCCTTTAGCAAAGAGAAGTTTGTTGTCACTGTAGTGGATAAGGTCACAAAAAGAATTCAAAGGTTGAACAGTCTTGAACTGCTTAATATTGTGATGGCTTTTTTAAGTTCCAGAAAagcaacactttttaaaataatcaacaCAGACTCAATTTCTCTTCTCAGGAGCCATGAAGCCTGTCCTATCTCTTCGGACCTTGGGTATCAAAGCAGGTTTATTTTACCTCCCCCCCAGGCATCAGAGGCTGTTTCTTAAAGTGTTCTTTTATCTTTTATGATAATTGATCTGGCTTGTCAATCATAATGGATGGCAGTGTAGAAGATTATCCAGACAACCTAGAAGGGAGCACAAAAAAGGGAACATCAGCAACAGTTCTTACTCATTACCACCAGTGTTCTCAAAAACCCTATTATGCTTTCTTCTTTTTGAACAACAAAACATCACCCTAGTCTGTAGCCAGGAAGATACTTTACACAAAGAATCAGCATTTCTTTTGTTAGAAATGACCCTGTTTAAAGTAGTGAGGAAGAACTACTTTCTCTCCAGGTATTTGTTTCTCTGGCGTACACTGACACAAAATGTGTATAAGGATAGTGCCCATGTTTAAATCCAAAACGTACCCACAACTTCAGCAATATGATGGGCTCATCTTCTAAATAACTGAACAGAGCAATCTTACGCTGTTACTCTGGTCTGGCCACTAGAATAACTCTACATAGGACTTAAACTCCAGAAAATGTTGGCCTCCTCTGATCACTAGTATTTTAGGCTAGTTTGCACAGTCAGTACAGTTAAATGGTGAAGTTCTTCTTGACCTGCAGTTCAAAGTGGTACAGGATAAAGATACCACATTTTAACATCTCCCATTAGCTCCGTATAAACAGGACAATGTGACAGGGAGAAGACTTGGGTGAGCTTTTTAATGTGCAGGCATTTTTTTTCTGGCAGTCAAGTACATGCACACATGAGCACAAAAGCATCTTCAGCCTGAAGTTATACTATCCAGGACGTTTTGCCCACCCAATTCTTCTAATGTACCTATCAACTTCTTAAATCCTTAGCTATGACCAAGAATGCATACAATTCTACAATCATATTGTGCAACTTATCTTTTTGTTCCTTCacttcttctgtgtctttccccACTAGTTAAAGATTTTTAAGTTTCCTGGAGTGATTATCTGCCTCTTATTTACTATACTGGCTCTGTGCATATCTATGAATATGTAATATAGATTAccaaaaacaatgcaaaagaCGTCATGAACCCTTCCTTTGTAAGCTCCCATGTTCCCCCATACTCTTCTTCATctatctgctggaagctactaaAATAGAGGTACAGGACACCGGCATTTATGAGGCAGAAtctggaaaggaagaaaagaagagccACTGAAAGCAACCATTTTCAAATTAtactataaaaacattaaaatacttcaggcAGGAGCTGTCAAAAAGATCATCTGTACAGCCTCACTGAAATTAACAGAAGATGCTTGCAAGAACTGCTCCCATGCATTTCTATACGGTATGAATGGGATATCTTCTGGTGGCCTGAAGCCCATAAGGCAGACAGACAAAACCTCAAGAGCCCCATCAAACACCAGCTAGAAATCCCCAAGTGCTCTCTTTTGTAAAACAGTAAAGCTGGCTAAGCTGGATAAATGAAACGTGCACAAGGTCTCCCTATGTACTTTGTTTACTAATTGCTGTTTGCACCCTCTGTTTCTTAGAATTACTTATTACTAGAAATAGAAAAAATGGATTTCCAAGATACCAGTATAAACTCAGCCAAAGCTACCAGTTTGTGTACAAGCTCATACAGCTGAACTGTATAAAGTTCTTAAGCATCAAAATGACTGTCATCTAATATTTTAGTTTCTTAAGACAGTGTATTGGATCCAGGCTAACATAGCAATTTCCACTGAATCTCCTTTCTCTAACAGAACCCCTACATATATatcattcctcagggtcccctaCCCTATtcccctaggagcagcattcCATGCAGATCAATGGGCTTCAGCTGGAGATGGGAGGCAGGCAAGTTCTATTCTGCCGCTGGAAAATTTAGGCTGGATCCAATGCAGCAGCTGTAGGCTTTTAACTGAAAACTCTCCATGAACAGagcaagagttttttttaaaaaatccttattcTTTTGTAAGTAAAAATTTAATATTATTGCCCTTAATAACTATTAACCAATGTTTTTACCACAAGAAGCCACCAATATTTTGGCTTTCTTTTATCCCATCTGCACTGAGCAAGCATTAATCACCCTCTCTGCCATTAACACTTCTGTACCACTTACAAAGTCCAATGCAAGAAGACCACAGACTCTCACAATTTAAAAGTTAATGACATACAGCAAATTTAATGGAGAAAGGATTTTTATCACCTGGCCAGTTCAAGTATTTAACCTATTAGTGTTTCCAACTCTACAATATTTAACAATAGAAAAAAAACTTACATTGCTATGCCTATAAATCCCTTTAGTGGAACAATGCCCCAGATCACTCCCAAAATAACAGCAATGATCTGCCGGAACCAATAAATCACATCTAGAAACTCATCCTGCAGAGAAAAGACAAGATCAGAATTTGACATTTCTAAACATGCCTATAATTCATACACATCATATCTTCCAGAGTGACTCCTGTGATAATAGGTGGGGGGAGAATAGGCTCTGAAGTCTGAAGAAACTTGGACTTGTTCAGAATTCTGGATAATTATTGAGAAATGCATCGTCAAAAACATCTGACCAACTGCTGTTGACAGGCCCATCCTCTGTGAACAAGTTCAATTTCACATGATCTTAAAAGAACACCATAAACAGAAGCCATGCTACCTTTAAGAAAAAGTGTCATGGTACTGCAAAAACCATCATTTTTACTGGAGTGTAAGCTTTTATGGCTTAAAGCCGAcgctcatcagatgcatgaagtgtgttCTTCTCAGCTAGCAAACATGTGGATACCAAAACAAAAAAACTTAGCAGTGAGGTTAAAAGGCCATGCAATGGTTACCTACTTCTTGCATAATACGTGCAAACTTCATAAGGCTTGTGTTGTTACTCGGATTTATTCACTGTTTGTAATTATGCTAGTTAGGTAAGCTGTTGCATTGCTTGCTTTGTTGTGAAAACTGTTCAacataaaaaacagaaaatgaaaaaaggCCACAAAATGCAAGATATATACTCTGCAACGTTTCTAAGTAATGCTCAGCTGTACGTAAAGAACTGCTGAATCATTTACAGCAAGAAGCAGCATTGTCCATGTGTATTTATATCATATCTCTGCTGAAGTGAGGCCATGCTTCATGTACCTCACAAAGTGTACTGCAGCCATTCCCTGAATTCCCTTGAAAACCTAGGAATGCAATTCTCTGCTTAGTATGGCACTCTGGATCcttccaacatttatttttatttatttatgtcatttatggtccacctttctcactgtgagaGTAGTAcactcagtatcaaggacaatttcgtaaacaaacaagtttacaaagacataacattagcaagaacccaatatagagttgaagaaatgctgaaacagaacatcagcaattctagggctgactttTAAAGCAACAGCTGGTACGTAAGGCAGCATAGTGGCGAGGTCTAAGATAAGCAGAGGCTGCTTTTTGGTTTTGCGCCGGCAGACTCACGCGGCTGCCCTCCGTGACGAGCCCTTTTCTTGAGCCGAGCCCAACTCTCTCCAATGGTCCGCTTGCCAAGGGGCCTCCGCGCCAGGCCAGCTTTCCCTTCTCCCTTGCGAGTCACCCAGCCCCAACTAGCCCCTTCCCGACTGCGACTTCCTCTGTCTGGAGGTAGCGGCAGAGCGATTCTGCGAAGGGCTGAGCCAGCTGCAAGGCCTCCTCGCCCGGCCTCACCTTGTCCTCCCAGACGGAGTCGCTCCGCACCGCCTTGCTCCACAGCGAGCCCCGCAGGCCGGCGCCGCCCCCGCCGCCGTTGGCCACCAGGTGCTGCTGCGAGTGCGTCGTCTGCTCCTCCTTCCGCCGGCCGCCGCTCATCGTCCCCCACCCGGCCCCGCACTCAGCGCGCCCCGCGATCACGGCACAGAAGCCACCCGCACGGCCACGTGAGCGCCGGCCCCTCAGCCAGGCCAATCGCAGCGACTTTGGTCACGTGTCTCTCATCACGTGAGATGAGCCGGCTACGGGGAGAGGA of the Eublepharis macularius isolate TG4126 chromosome 5, MPM_Emac_v1.0, whole genome shotgun sequence genome contains:
- the RAB5IF gene encoding GEL complex subunit OPTI translates to MSGGRRKEEQTTHSQQHLVANGGGGGAGLRGSLWSKAVRSDSVWEDKDEFLDVIYWFRQIIAVILGVIWGIVPLKGFIGIAIFCLINAGVLYLYFSSFQQIDEEEYGGTWELTKEGFMTSFALFLVVWIIFYTAIHYD